The region ACAACACATGTACAATTGTTGATTCGCTTGGTGGAGAATGTGATGAGAGAGAGGGGGATGAACTTGAGGGTAAATGGAATGATTTAACCAACCCTTAAGATTCAAAATTTGAATAATGTCTAACTTGAAAAAAGTTAGACATTATTCAAACTACATGTTTCCAACCAAAGGATATAAAGCATACAAACAACATTGGGAAGACCAAGCGGGTTTCATGGATAAACCACCATGGGACCAAGATAAGATCCTAAAACTTATTATCTCAACTGATTTCGATTCCAATCTAAAAGAACTTCAATTTTCAAATCATTCGCTTAAAAAAGAGAATGGGGAAAATACATTAAGAGTAAAAGTCCCTTATAATTATTACGAACTTGATGACTTCGAGTCAAAATCACTTGAATTATTGGGTATTCAAGAAAATTGGATAACTGATATTTCTCTTGAAAACTCACATTGTTCAAATCGTTAATTAAAGGAAATGAGTACCAAACAAAAAGTACCGGTGACAATACTGACTGGTTTCCTAGGATCTGGCAAAACGACTCTTCTTAATCGAATTCTAAGCGAAGAGCACGGTAAAAAAATAGCTGTTATTGAAAATGAATATGGTGAAGTTGGTATTGATCAAGGATTAGTAATCAATGCTGATGAAGAGGTCTTCGAGATGTCGAATGGTTGCATCTGTTGCACCGTTCGGGGTGATCTAATTCGTGTACTTGGAAACCTCATGAAGAGGCGAGACAAATTTGACTACGTATTAGTTGAAACTACTGGCCTTGCTGATCCTGGTCCTGTCGCTCAGACATTCTTTATGGACGATGAAATCCGTGAGGAGTTTTCACTTGATGGCATAGTCACACTTGTTGATGCAGCCCATATAGAGCAACAACTTGGTCGAAGTGATGAGAGTTCAGAGCAAGTTGCCTTTGCTGACGTCCTTGTCTTAAATAAAACTGATCTAGTTTCAGATGAATCACTCGACAACTTAGAATTACGGCTACGCGATATGAATCGTATGGCTCGTGTCATACGCAGTAAACAAGCAGACGTCTCAATTGATACTGTGCTAAATCTAAGTGCTTTTGATCTAGATCAAGTACTTCAGCGTCGTCCAACTTTTCTTGAACCAGAATACCCATTTGAGTGGACAGGTGTTTTTTCACTTGAAAAAGGTCGCTATGAACTTACGCTCGAAGAAGGTCCAGACCCCACAATGTCTCTCGTCCTGTTATTAAATCAAGGCAAGGATGAGACATCACTCAACTCAGGGGCTGAATCATGCGTAAGACTATATGCCGAACAAGAACAACTTATGAATCCAGGGGATATGGTCCCAGTCGGCAAACATGTAAGCCTTCAACTGCAATCCGGAGGAACTAAGTCCTTCTTCATAGATGTTGATAAGGCAAGGGATATAGGTCTGTTCACTCAACATACAGCCGAAGAATTTAATATGAAATTAACGAAAGTAAATACTCCTTCTACAGATGAGATAGATAATGATCAGAACACCTCT is a window of Prochlorococcus marinus str. MIT 0917 DNA encoding:
- a CDS encoding CobW family GTP-binding protein — translated: MSTKQKVPVTILTGFLGSGKTTLLNRILSEEHGKKIAVIENEYGEVGIDQGLVINADEEVFEMSNGCICCTVRGDLIRVLGNLMKRRDKFDYVLVETTGLADPGPVAQTFFMDDEIREEFSLDGIVTLVDAAHIEQQLGRSDESSEQVAFADVLVLNKTDLVSDESLDNLELRLRDMNRMARVIRSKQADVSIDTVLNLSAFDLDQVLQRRPTFLEPEYPFEWTGVFSLEKGRYELTLEEGPDPTMSLVLLLNQGKDETSLNSGAESCVRLYAEQEQLMNPGDMVPVGKHVSLQLQSGGTKSFFIDVDKARDIGLFTQHTAEEFNMKLTKVNTPSTDEIDNDQNTSTISPIAERVWVAEHEHDDEVGSIAIEREGDVDPEKLNRWLSRLLSEKGVDIFRTKGFISYAGESKRIVFQGVHMLFTAQPDKEWGNEPRRNQLVFIGRNLDAAEMSREFDKCLV